The Fodinibius saliphilus genome segment CACCTTACTTTATAAAGCCGGGTGTTACTGATAACATTATCCAACCCCAATGCTGGGTTGACTCGGCTGCGGGCACTCCTTTTAAAAGCTTCATTGAATCTTTCGAACTTAAGAGCGAATAGCCCATTTTTAGTGCTATATCTTCACTAAAAGTGTGTGTCAGATTAAAGTCGAATTCAGAGCCCAATCCTTTATCCAAAGTAGCTATTGCTGCAACCTTCTCTGCAAGTGCAAAATTGTGGTACGTTAATGACAAGCTTGTCTTTTCATAGGCTGTATAAGTTGCTTTCACATAAATATCTTGAAGCCCTCCAAACTGGGTATCTCCGGGTACATTCAGGAAATAATCCATATTCCCATAAAACTTGTGGTTGGTAGCATACAACGTATTAAATGCATTGCGTTGCGGATTACTATCATCAATACCTCCCCCGGACAGATAATCATATCCGGCTGTTAAGCCAAAGCTACCGAAGTTGTAACCCGCCTTTAATGCATACATCCAAGAAGAAATATCATTTCTAATATTATCATCCCCACTCTGCAAATACAGACTCCCTGTAACATTAACTGCATCTTTTTTATAAGCCAGGTGAGTTCCATATGTATACCTAAAGTTGGTAGCATCCGTAACTTGAAAGCCATCAGAAACTCCAATTACAGAAACCTTAAATGCATCCATCTTTTTATGCAGCCACAAATACGATAATACCTTATAGTTATTAATCGAATAGGTATTCCCAATAATATTTTGGGCTTCCTGGTTATAAGCAGCACCTAGATCCAACTTAAAGTTATTGTTATCAATTTTTACCACTAACGCATCGTGGCTACGGGCCTGTTGTGTCCAATTTACACTGCCTAATAGACGGTGATCATCATAAATAAGCTCCTGCCTTCCCAGCTTCAGATCCATTGCATCTGTAATCTTTAATTGAGCCCAAACTTCATGGATATTTACATTGGCATTATCTTGTAGCTGAGCAACTTCTCCCCAAACGCGAACATCCTGCCCCGATACTTTAATTTTATATAGATCTGTTTT includes the following:
- a CDS encoding porin; the protein is MIFHKAIRRLTIISCVLFAIPALVQAQMTLDGELRPRTEYRNGYRTVQTSDVDPAFFTSQRARLTLNYKTDLYKIKVSGQDVRVWGEVAQLQDNANVNIHEVWAQLKITDAMDLKLGRQELIYDDHRLLGSVNWTQQARSHDALVVKIDNNNFKLDLGAAYNQEAQNIIGNTYSINNYKVLSYLWLHKKMDAFKVSVIGVSDGFQVTDATNFRYTYGTHLAYKKDAVNVTGSLYLQSGDDNIRNDISSWMYALKAGYNFGSFGLTAGYDYLSGGGIDDSNPQRNAFNTLYATNHKFYGNMDYFLNVPGDTQFGGLQDIYVKATYTAYEKTSLSLTYHNFALAEKVAAIATLDKGLGSEFDFNLTHTFSEDIALKMGYSLLSSKDSMKLLKGVPAAESTQHWGWIMLSVTPGFIK